One Puntigrus tetrazona isolate hp1 chromosome 25, ASM1883169v1, whole genome shotgun sequence genomic window, ATATTTTACTCTTGgccatattttagatcccttaatctTACCAgatacttaaacttaaaaagtaccatattaactattaataagttTGAAGCAAAAGTCACAGATAATATTAAGAACTGGTccccaaaataaagtgtgtgactagttattttatatataaataaaagtgaatgcaagctgatttttttacattagatgGTCAAGTAATCCTATCAGAAATAGACGTTtgtatgcatataatatatgtggGATTGggtatatataaaacagaccATGGCATGTTTTTAGAAGCTTTCAGTGCTTAGCAGGGGAACAGAATGAGAGCATATGACAGATGCATGGAGAGTTTATAAATAGGAAACACATTGTAAAAAGAGATCATTAAATAGTTGTGTGCCTGTCTCACACAGAAATACAGCTTGTATTAATACCAGTGACAGCTGCAGTTTCACAGTTAAAACAGAGCAGATAGCAAAAtctatatgatataaaaatctTGAATATTAACTGTACTTTAACTATAGAAAAACTACAGAGTAGGATTGACAAACCAGAAtgcttcaaattaaataaattatttgctTTGTGTAGGTTTGCACCTTATCGAGGTCTTTTATGATGATGTTGCTGTTCCCAAGAGCCCCTTTAAGGTGTCAGTTGTTGAAGGTTGTGATCCAACACGGGTTCGAGCTTATGGTCCAGGCCTGGAAGGTGGGCTAGTTAACAAACCCAACTGCTTCACAGTGGAGACAAGGTATGGGGTCTATACTATATGCATATGTAATGATTGGTGCCTAAAGAGAAACTCATATTTGCTGTAAAGATGGATTATATTTGAGTTATTTATGTCTCATTGTACATCCATGCTTATGGTTTAAGGGGTGCTGGGACCGGTGGTTTGGGCTTGACCATTGAAGGAGCATCAGAAGCCAAAATGTTCTGTAAGGACAACAAAGACGGTAGTTGCAGTGTTGAATACATGCCTTTCACTGCTGGAGACtatgatattaatataaattttggAGGCCAGCCTATTCCAGGTAAAATATTCATAACTAAATACCTACATAAATTAGAATATTACTGTGTAAACTTGCATGGTTAGTAACTATAAAGTTCTATAGCTGCTtaatggcttttttattttatttgggtTTAGAGCTGTGTTCTTCTTGTGCTGTTCTCAGGAAGTCCTTTCCGGGTGCAGGTTAAGGATGTGGTGGATGTCAGTAAAGTGAAGTGCTCAGGTCCTGGACTTGCTAACAGAGTTACCACACATGTTCCTCAAACCTTCACTGTGGACAGCAGCAAAGCAGGAGCGGCTCCTCTAGAGGTGCAGTTGTACGGACCAAAAGGTACATAACTTATTGTACTGGAGTTTTACTATAGAAAAATAGAATATTCAATACTTACCCCTGACAAATAGTCTTTAGCTTTGAAATGTTGAACATGTTTGTCTTACAGGAACCCTGGAACCTGTAGTTGTTAAAAACAACCGGGATGGCACACATACTGTCAACTACACCCCTGCACAAGAAGGCCCACACACTGTGTCTGTCAAATACGCCAACCAAGCGGTACCTAACAGGTAAGATCGTAAAAGTCATGCATTTTAGACTGCATTTAACTGTCACATGATGACAGTAATAACAACATAACCATTTTACGTCTCTTTCACTTTGTGGCTGTTAACAGTCCATTCAAAGTCAATTCAGCCCCCACACACGATGCCAGTAAGGTGCGTGCTAGCGGACCTGGTCTGGACACCAAAGGAGTGTCTGCCAGTCTTCCTGTGGAGTTTACTATTGATGCTCGTGATGCAGGAAAAGGCCTTCTGACAGTTCAAATCCTTGTAAGTCTCTCTTCTTATatgaaaaagttcaaaagaaggTACATATCACCAAAGcaggatatttaaaaatgtgttgccTTTAGGATCCAGAGGGAAAGCCAAAAAAAGCCAACATTCAAGACAATAGAGATGGAACCTACACTGTATCTTATGTGCCAGACATGACTGGCCGCTACACCATAACCATAAAGTACGGTGGAGATAGCATCCCATACTCACCTTACAACGTCCAAGCCTTTCCCACTGGTGATGCCAGCAAGTGCCTGCTCACAGGTATTTTTCCATTTTGCGCTTTCAGaatttgtggggttttttttcaactgtaaaacatttttgctaaattttgtttgcttgctttttattttcagtgtctATTGGAGGACATGGTGTTggtaagaaaattaattaattcaagatagtttaattaattattgtataatGGTGGAATATTTTCTGCCATTATAAATGTTCTGCCTGTACACTAAGTAATATGTTTCCAGGGTTTAATTCTTTGGTTTTAACAATGCTTTTATTTGAGTAGAAAGCCTTGGGCCCAATATTAAAATCGCAGAAGAGACTTTCATCACTGTGGATGCCAAAGCTGCTGGAAAAGGCAAGGTGACATGTACGGTTCTGACCCCTAATGGAATGGAGCTGGATATGGATGTTACGGAAAATCCAGATGGCACTTTTGACATATATTATACTGCACCCGAGCCGGGAAAATATGTCATCACAATCCGTTTTGGAGGGCAACACATTCCTAAAAGCCCTTTTCAAGTCATGGTGAGTGATATTGAAGAACAGGTGTGTCTGACTGAGTATCACTGCCATGACAACACCATGATAGATGATCGCTACTGATACTGATACCAGGGATATTACAACAGAAAGTGATttgattgaataaaaatatttagtgttgTAGTGGTGGAAAGACAACAGCACACTGTTTGAAACATTGAAGTTTGTTGATTATCTTTCTTGTGTTATCTCAGGCTACAGATCAGCCTGTGGTACCAAGAGAAGACTCAAAGCCCATGTTTCAGCCACTCAACTTAGTTATCCCATTCACTGTCCAGCAAGGAGAGCTCAGGGGTAACCTTTTTAATCATATTCCTTTAGATCGGAAAATTTGACTACTCTTAGGTACTGTTCTGTTTCTGAAGTACACCATGTTCGTTTTATTTGCAGGGGAAGTGCGTATGCCTTCTGGTAAGACAGCTCGTCCTTTCATCAGGGACAACAAAGATGGAACGGTCACTGTGCAGTTTCAGCCTACAGAGAAAGGGCTGCATGAAATGGATATAAAATATGATGGCAACCACATCCCAGGTTggacattttgatattatgtgcgAAATGGCCCCAAAAAAGTGGCACTCAAACcatagttaaaatatataaatacaaagttcAAGATTGTACATTCTGGTCAAACTTCAGAAACCTCCCATCAGCTCTACCACTCCAGCTCTACCTGTATAAATCTGCTATAGGGTATTCATTGCTATATGGGGGTTATTTCATTTACtagtatatacataaatactgcTAGCAGCAGCAGCGTAGCAGATCTGTTCCACCAAACACAGTAACATTGCCATGTTACCATGCCTATGCCTAGGAGAGTTGTAATCATAACACTTTTATGtgataatattaaatgatttggcatctgcacacacacaatacatgcAGAGAGTTTAATTTGTTAATGGCTAAGCTAAtgatacaaaatacatttttgtggcTTAAGTCTTCAAATATACTTATTAAGACcactgtaattttaatataacattcaTGGAATGATACATTGCACCAAGCTTGTTACAGAAACATGACTTGAATGCAATCATGTTTACAGGAAGTCCTTTGCAGTTCTATGTAGATGCACTGAACAGTGGAATGGTCACAGCCTATGGACCTGGTCTGTGCCATGGGACAGTCAATAAACTGGCCACTTTTACTGTTGTTACCAAGAATGCTGGAcaaggtatataaaggttttgttttgcatcaaagtaaatgttaatatttttacaaaaacttaaCAATTAGTCCATTTTGTTTGCCCTTCACAGGTGGTTTGTCCCTTGCTGTAGAGGGTCCATCTAAAGCAGAAATCAGTTGTAAGGACAATAAAGATGGCACCTGCAATGTCTCCTACTTGCCAACTGCACCTGGTGATTACAACATCATTGTCAAGTTTGATAACAGTCATATTCCTGGCAGCCCCTTCACAGCAAAGATCACCGGTATGACAAGCACGTCCGAAAATTGGAAGAAAAGCTAAACTCTTGCACTCTTGGTGTCTTGCCATTTCTCTCTGTTAATGCATCCATGAATGTCCATGCAGGTGACGATTCACTCCGAAAATCTCAGCTGAATGTTGGCACATCAGCAGATGTCTcactgaaaatcacagaaacagACCTGAGCTTTCTGACAGCTAGCATTAAAGCTCCATCAGGAAAGGAGGAACCATGCCTGCTGAAGAGATTGCCAAACCGTCATATAGGTAAGCACATAAAAGGCTATAAAATGCTATCTGCATATActacatttgcattaaataatctCTGCTCACCATTCCTCAACAGGTCTCTCATTCACCCCGAAGGAGGTGGGGGAGCATGAGGTCAGTGTAAGGAAGAGTGGACAACACGTGAACAACAGCCCTTTTAAGATTATGGTAGGGCCATCTGAAATTGGGGAGGCCAGCAGAGTCAAGGCTTTTGGTAAAGGTCTTGTTGAAGCACACACCTTTGAAGTGGCCGAATTCTTTGTGGACACTACAAATGCTGGTATGTTGTTGCAGTTTATTTGTGCTCGCATTTGTTTATGCATGATTGCAAACTGTGtcgggaaagttacttttaaaagttttgcattacaatattgtgttactcgctaagaaataattaattgcattaagaataggatacaaaaaaataaagttcaacactaattttttggttttaaaggaTATGGAGGACTTGGATTGTCAATTGAGGGCCCAAGTAAAGTGGATATCAATTGTGAGGATATGGAAGATGGAACATGTAAAGTGACATATTGCCCCACTGAGCCGGGCAACTACATCATCAACATCAAGTTTACAGACAAACACATACCAGGTTACTTTTCCAGTCTTTCTTTACAACAATATACTCACGTAAACAGCAGTAGAGATTTGTAACAGTTTGCTTCCTCATTCCACTCCGCAGGAAGTCCTTTTACCGTGAAGGTAACAGGAGAAGGAAGGATAAAAGAGAGTATAACAAGAAAACGGCAAGCTGCCTCTGTTGCCTCAGTAGGCAGTGCATGTGACCTAAACCTCAAAATCCCAGGTAAAGACAATTGttagtatatataattttttaaaaacatatataaatcaaatacattaaacTGTTAGTTAGCCAGGGTGCCTGAAAACCTTTTAAACAGCTAAAGTTTCTTAAAAtctttttgattcatttctaCACAGGAAATTGGTTTCAGATGTTATCAGCACAGGAGCGCTTAACTCGTACCTTTACACGCAGTAGCCACACTTACACGCGAACAGAACGTACAGAGATCAGCAAGACCCACGGAGGTGAGACTAAGCGGGAGGTACACGTAGAAGAGAGTACACAGGTGGGCGGTGACCCTTTCAGAGATGTTTTTGAGTCCTTCCTGGGAAGAGAACGACTGGGTAGCTTTGGTGCAATAAGACAAGAAGGTAAGgatttattaagttattaagttCCTTCCCTCCCTAAAACGCCGctatcttttgttttattggttatctttattggctttttacattttcagctgAAACGGGGATTCAGGGAATGACAGCCCAGGTGACCAGCCCTGGTGGAAATGTAGCCGATGCAGAGATTGTTGACAGCGGGAACAGTACCTACAGAGTCCGCTTTGTACCGGCTGAAATGGGTTCTCACACGGTCAATGTCAAATACAGGGGTGAGCATGTCCCCGGAAGTCCCTTCCAGTTCACTGTTGGGCCCCTCGGGGAAGGAGGCTCTCACAAGGTTCGGGCAGGAGGCACAGGCCTAGAGAGAGCTGTTGCAAAAGTTCCtggtatgttttctttttatcattttttgcaATGATAATCACTGAGATTTTCAACTCATCTTCTGCATCTCTCTTTGCAATTCTTGTGATAGCTGAATTCAGCATTTGGACAAGAGAGGCTGGAGCGGGCGGTCTGTCCATTGCTGTTGAAGGTCCAAGTAAGGCTGAAATCTCCTTTGAAGACAGAAAAGATGGATCCTGTGGAGTTATTTACATTGTGCAGGAGCCAGGTAaggtttacaaaaacaaaagcttctAGAATTTGAGTTATACTTATTTTGCAAATTCAGTTGAAATCATTGTGCTCCTGTTCTACATTTCTTCGCTCAGGTGACTATGAAGTTTCCATCAAGTTTAATAACGAGCATATTCCAGATAGTCCCTTCATTGTTCCTGTTGCTACGCTGTCTGATGATGCACGTCGACTTACTGTTACAAGTCTTCAGGTATAAGCTCCACAGCTAAGCACAACCACTCTATGCCTTACAGAAGAAACAGGAATGCTTAGATATTTCTCATATTTCAATTGTATAGttatagttgtatctcagccaaatattatATCTCAgttatcctaacaaaccacatgcatcaacggaaagcttatttatccaGCTTTTATGTGTTTCAATTTCAGTTAATTGAAACATATGattgattttgtggtccagagtcacataATATGTAATGGTTTAATTAACTACAGCAAAAGTAAAACACAGCTTGCCAGAACAACTCTTTTTGCGCTTTGAGTCATGGCTGAGTTATCTTTGTCCATGAGCTGTAATTGGACTCCATGTCTATCCAGGGCCAGGCTATTACTTTGTTGAGCCGGGATTAAGTGTTCtaactgtctgtctctctgtgggCTTGAATGTATTGCTGTGCATTTGAGTGGgaaatcaaacttttatttttcttttcacgtGCAGGAGAAAGATTTGAAGATTAACCAGGAGGCTTCATTTGCAGTTCAGAGGAATGGGGCGAGAGGCATCATTGATGCAAAAGTTCACGCCCCCTCTGGTGTAGTAGAGGAGTGCTATGTGACTGAACTGGATAGCGGTGAGATGTAGacctgttgattttttttgtgttttaagaaCACTGCTGTGATGTTCTCAACTTTCATTGAATAGCCAACGCTTAATTGTTCTAACGTCACAATTTCCTATTTTTCATAGACAAGAATGTAATTCGCTTCATTCCACGTGAGAATGGTGTTCATTCCATTGATGTGAAGTTCAATGGAAGCCACATACCGGGAAGCCCCTTCAAAGTACGTGTTGGAGAAGCAGAAAGCGTTGCAGATCCAGGAATGGTGACTGCCTTTGGTCCAGGACTTGAAGGTGGACGCACAGGTACTGGCTCAGGACTTTTTTGCTCAGTCTGTTCTAAATTGCTAGCTGATCCAACATTAatcttgtgtttttatcattctgtAGGTGTCCCTTCTGAGTTTGTTGTAAGCACATGCAAGGCTGGTTCAGGGGCCTTATCTGTTACTATTGACGGTCCCTCAAAGGTCAAAATGGATTGTACTGAATGTCTAGAAGGTTACAAAGTGTCTTATACACCTATGGCACCAGGAAACTACCTTATATGCATCAAATACGGTGGGCCACAACATATTGTTGGCAGTCCCTTCAAAGCAAAGGTTACAGGTAGGATGAACTCAGGTTGATTAAACTTCCTTCTGTAAAGTAAAGGAATTTCCCCGGATGTTTTTGTTGGTAATCAATATTATTGCTCAAAGGCTGTAAATTGAATTAGGAACTGTTAACGAAATCACCAGACctccattgtgttttattttcaggtaaatatttgcataatttcaaaAGTTGTGGCCGTGGATGTTAACAAATTTGTCTTTTGCTGTAGGTATGCGTCTGTCTGGAGGCCACAGTCTACACGAAACTTCATCAGTCGTTGTGGAGACAGTTACCAAAACCTCAAAGATGGCAGCAGCTTTCAGCTCTCTTTCCAGCTCCAAGTCAACCTCAGATGCCAGTAAGGTTGTATGTCATGGTGCCGGCCTTTCCAAAGCCTTTGTGGGTCAGAAGAACACTTTTTCTGTTGACTGTAGTAAAGCAggtaaaatataacaaacataAAGCCCATAATGGTTTAACACCAACAGAATAgagttatactgtatatttattttgctttttgtccCCTTTTCAGGTTCAAACATGCTAATGGTTGGCGTCCATGGTCCCAGAACTCCATGTGAAGATGTGGCTGTTAAACACATGGGAAACAAGCTTTATAATGTAACCTATACAGTGAAGGAAAAAGGAAACTATGTTGTTATTGTCAAATGGGGGGATGAAACTATACCAGGAAGTCCCTTCCATGTGAGTGTGCCATAAACAGCTTAAACCTCTAGATGTCCTAATCAAGAAAAAATTACTGAATGGAACAGCTGCTGCTAAATTTAggagaaaaccaaaaaacaataatctatatatatatatacatatagttaattatatattatagctaagtaatctatataatatattagttaagtaatatatagttattatgtataactattatatatattaatatatatattaactttcTCTCTGAGGAAAGCTTTATGACAGAGGCTGATCTTAGAAGGTGCtgccttttatttaattttaacccgTTTGcctcaaatgcattttaatactgttttggATGCCACGACGTACCATTTATTATCTACAGAGAAGAGTTTTAACtgataaaaaagaataaaggaacagtttaattaaatgtcaatgAATGCCTCTTTTGTATAATCaccaaaagagaaaaattataTCTTACAGAGGGAGATTTATTGCTCTCAAGGGCACTTTTGTTGGTCAGCGGAAATCACAGAAATATGATTTTGTGTTCTGACGTTTTCAACAGTGTATAGACGTATCCGATGCTTTTATATGCTTTATAgaatgtaatgttattttaacctttaatatgcattaaaaaaacgtaaataaagaataaaactaAGTGTTGATTCTTTTCTGTTCACAAAAAGCAAcagcaaatattttatgtatttttaaaaaataaatacctaaaCTTTATAACCCAAATTAAAGGTTGTGAGGCGCCAGAAGACAAATTTTACAG contains:
- the flnca gene encoding filamin-C isoform X1, coding for MSNHTHLEDLPPQYYQGADFGEEEEEEMPATEKELAEDAPWKKIQQNTFTRWCNEHLKCVNKSLTDLQRDLSDGLKLISLLEVLSQKKMYRKHHVRPNFRQMKLENVSVALEFLDRERIKLVSIDSKAIVDGNLKLILGLIWTLILHYSISMPMWDDEDDEEVKKLTPKQRLLGWIQNKVPELPINNFNKDWRDGKALGALVDNCAPGLCPDWQTWDPNKPVANAREAMQQADDWLGVPQVIAPEEIVDPEVDEHSVMTYLSQFPKAKLKPGAPVKPRQLYPKKAKAYGPGIEPQGNMVLKPAVFTVETLEAGLGEVIVYVEDPEGHTEEAKVVPNNDKKRTFSVTYVPKVEGPHKVKVLFAGQDIDKSPFMVNVAKAMGDPKKVQARGPGLEPVGNVAHKPTYFDIYTAGAGAGDVSVVIVDPQNKNNTVEVILENKGDNIFRCTYKPLQEGPHTIHVSFAGQPIPNSPFKVQVSEAHPKPSSGAPKQVLAHTKKASNANACRASGRGLQPKGVRVKEVADFTVFTKGAGTGELKVSVKGPGGVEVPVNVRDVGDGVYKCDYCPVKPGKYNVNITWGGQPIPRSPFEVEVSKEAGPQKVRAWGPGLKTGMVGKSADFVVEAIGTEVGSLGFSIEGPSQAKIECDDKGDGSCDVRYWPTEPGDYAVHVICDDEDIKDSPFMAHILPAANDVFPEKVKAFGPGLEPTGVIVNKSTQFTVDARQAGKGSLKIYAQDAEGCVIDIQITDKRDGTFVCTYVPTKPLKHTIIITWGEVNVPKSPFRVLVGEGCHPDKVKVFGPGVEKTGLKANEPTYFTVDCSEAGQGDISIGIKCAPGVVGPAEADIDFDIIKNDNDTFTVKYTPPGPGRYTIMVLFADQEIPISPFKVKVDPSHDAGKVRAEGPGLNKTGVQVDIPTHFTIFTKGAGKAKPEVHFKTSAKGNAVKDFEIIDNHDYSYTVKYTALHQGEMAIMVTHGGDPIPKSPFMITVTPPLDLGKVKVQGLNDKVEVGKDQEFIVCTKGAGGQGKVNVTITSPSGRTIPCKLESDKTKEATCVKYIPPEEGHYKVEISYDGNPIPGSPFDVEGLMPADPSKVRAYGPGLKGGVVGQPALFTIDTKGAGAGGLGLTLEGPCEAKIECQDNGDGTCSVVYLPTEAGDYNINILYGEAHIPGSPFKAVVKPALDAGKVIVSGPGLERAKAGEVATFTVDCSRAGDAELTIEIVSDSGAQAEVCIKKNNDGTFSVTYTPLFHGIHTITIKYGGQQVPKSPIRVQVEPSVDTSGIKVYGPGVEPRGVLKEVTTHFIVDARAQTKTKGSNHVKIRIINPSGSNTDAYITDKGDGTYRVEYTAFEDGLHLIEVFYDDVAVPKSPFKVSVVEGCDPTRVRAYGPGLEGGLVNKPNCFTVETRGAGTGGLGLTIEGASEAKMFCKDNKDGSCSVEYMPFTAGDYDININFGGQPIPGSPFRVQVKDVVDVSKVKCSGPGLANRVTTHVPQTFTVDSSKAGAAPLEVQLYGPKGTLEPVVVKNNRDGTHTVNYTPAQEGPHTVSVKYANQAVPNSPFKVNSAPTHDASKVRASGPGLDTKGVSASLPVEFTIDARDAGKGLLTVQILDPEGKPKKANIQDNRDGTYTVSYVPDMTGRYTITIKYGGDSIPYSPYNVQAFPTGDASKCLLTVSIGGHGVESLGPNIKIAEETFITVDAKAAGKGKVTCTVLTPNGMELDMDVTENPDGTFDIYYTAPEPGKYVITIRFGGQHIPKSPFQVMATDQPVVPREDSKPMFQPLNLVIPFTVQQGELRGEVRMPSGKTARPFIRDNKDGTVTVQFQPTEKGLHEMDIKYDGNHIPGSPLQFYVDALNSGMVTAYGPGLCHGTVNKLATFTVVTKNAGQGGLSLAVEGPSKAEISCKDNKDGTCNVSYLPTAPGDYNIIVKFDNSHIPGSPFTAKITGDDSLRKSQLNVGTSADVSLKITETDLSFLTASIKAPSGKEEPCLLKRLPNRHIGLSFTPKEVGEHEVSVRKSGQHVNNSPFKIMVGPSEIGEASRVKAFGKGLVEAHTFEVAEFFVDTTNAGYGGLGLSIEGPSKVDINCEDMEDGTCKVTYCPTEPGNYIINIKFTDKHIPGSPFTVKVTGEGRIKESITRKRQAASVASVGSACDLNLKIPGNWFQMLSAQERLTRTFTRSSHTYTRTERTEISKTHGGETKREVHVEESTQVGGDPFRDVFESFLGRERLGSFGAIRQEAETGIQGMTAQVTSPGGNVADAEIVDSGNSTYRVRFVPAEMGSHTVNVKYRGEHVPGSPFQFTVGPLGEGGSHKVRAGGTGLERAVAKVPAEFSIWTREAGAGGLSIAVEGPSKAEISFEDRKDGSCGVIYIVQEPGDYEVSIKFNNEHIPDSPFIVPVATLSDDARRLTVTSLQEKDLKINQEASFAVQRNGARGIIDAKVHAPSGVVEECYVTELDSDKNVIRFIPRENGVHSIDVKFNGSHIPGSPFKVRVGEAESVADPGMVTAFGPGLEGGRTGVPSEFVVSTCKAGSGALSVTIDGPSKVKMDCTECLEGYKVSYTPMAPGNYLICIKYGGPQHIVGSPFKAKVTGMRLSGGHSLHETSSVVVETVTKTSKMAAAFSSLSSSKSTSDASKVVCHGAGLSKAFVGQKNTFSVDCSKAGSNMLMVGVHGPRTPCEDVAVKHMGNKLYNVTYTVKEKGNYVVIVKWGDETIPGSPFHVSVP
- the flnca gene encoding filamin-C isoform X2, which codes for MSNHTHLEDLPPQYYQGADFGEEEEEEMPATEKELAEDAPWKKIQQNTFTRWCNEHLKCVNKSLTDLQRDLSDGLKLISLLEVLSQKKMYRKHHVRPNFRQMKLENVSVALEFLDRERIKLVSIDSKAIVDGNLKLILGLIWTLILHYSISMPMWDDEDDEEVKKLTPKQRLLGWIQNKVPELPINNFNKDWRDGKALGALVDNCAPGLCPDWQTWDPNKPVANAREAMQQADDWLGVPQVIAPEEIVDPEVDEHSVMTYLSQFPKAKLKPGAPVKPRQLYPKKAKAYGPGIEPQGNMVLKPAVFTVETLEAGLGEVIVYVEDPEGHTEEAKVVPNNDKKRTFSVTYVPKVEGPHKVKVLFAGQDIDKSPFMVNVAKAMGDPKKVQARGPGLEPVGNVAHKPTYFDIYTAGAGAGDVSVVIVDPQNKNNTVEVILENKGDNIFRCTYKPLQEGPHTIHVSFAGQPIPNSPFKVQVSEASNANACRASGRGLQPKGVRVKEVADFTVFTKGAGTGELKVSVKGPGGVEVPVNVRDVGDGVYKCDYCPVKPGKYNVNITWGGQPIPRSPFEVEVSKEAGPQKVRAWGPGLKTGMVGKSADFVVEAIGTEVGSLGFSIEGPSQAKIECDDKGDGSCDVRYWPTEPGDYAVHVICDDEDIKDSPFMAHILPAANDVFPEKVKAFGPGLEPTGVIVNKSTQFTVDARQAGKGSLKIYAQDAEGCVIDIQITDKRDGTFVCTYVPTKPLKHTIIITWGEVNVPKSPFRVLVGEGCHPDKVKVFGPGVEKTGLKANEPTYFTVDCSEAGQGDISIGIKCAPGVVGPAEADIDFDIIKNDNDTFTVKYTPPGPGRYTIMVLFADQEIPISPFKVKVDPSHDAGKVRAEGPGLNKTGVQVDIPTHFTIFTKGAGKAKPEVHFKTSAKGNAVKDFEIIDNHDYSYTVKYTALHQGEMAIMVTHGGDPIPKSPFMITVTPPLDLGKVKVQGLNDKVEVGKDQEFIVCTKGAGGQGKVNVTITSPSGRTIPCKLESDKTKEATCVKYIPPEEGHYKVEISYDGNPIPGSPFDVEGLMPADPSKVRAYGPGLKGGVVGQPALFTIDTKGAGAGGLGLTLEGPCEAKIECQDNGDGTCSVVYLPTEAGDYNINILYGEAHIPGSPFKAVVKPALDAGKVIVSGPGLERAKAGEVATFTVDCSRAGDAELTIEIVSDSGAQAEVCIKKNNDGTFSVTYTPLFHGIHTITIKYGGQQVPKSPIRVQVEPSVDTSGIKVYGPGVEPRGVLKEVTTHFIVDARAQTKTKGSNHVKIRIINPSGSNTDAYITDKGDGTYRVEYTAFEDGLHLIEVFYDDVAVPKSPFKVSVVEGCDPTRVRAYGPGLEGGLVNKPNCFTVETRGAGTGGLGLTIEGASEAKMFCKDNKDGSCSVEYMPFTAGDYDININFGGQPIPGSPFRVQVKDVVDVSKVKCSGPGLANRVTTHVPQTFTVDSSKAGAAPLEVQLYGPKGTLEPVVVKNNRDGTHTVNYTPAQEGPHTVSVKYANQAVPNSPFKVNSAPTHDASKVRASGPGLDTKGVSASLPVEFTIDARDAGKGLLTVQILDPEGKPKKANIQDNRDGTYTVSYVPDMTGRYTITIKYGGDSIPYSPYNVQAFPTGDASKCLLTVSIGGHGVESLGPNIKIAEETFITVDAKAAGKGKVTCTVLTPNGMELDMDVTENPDGTFDIYYTAPEPGKYVITIRFGGQHIPKSPFQVMATDQPVVPREDSKPMFQPLNLVIPFTVQQGELRGEVRMPSGKTARPFIRDNKDGTVTVQFQPTEKGLHEMDIKYDGNHIPGSPLQFYVDALNSGMVTAYGPGLCHGTVNKLATFTVVTKNAGQGGLSLAVEGPSKAEISCKDNKDGTCNVSYLPTAPGDYNIIVKFDNSHIPGSPFTAKITGDDSLRKSQLNVGTSADVSLKITETDLSFLTASIKAPSGKEEPCLLKRLPNRHIGLSFTPKEVGEHEVSVRKSGQHVNNSPFKIMVGPSEIGEASRVKAFGKGLVEAHTFEVAEFFVDTTNAGYGGLGLSIEGPSKVDINCEDMEDGTCKVTYCPTEPGNYIINIKFTDKHIPGSPFTVKVTGEGRIKESITRKRQAASVASVGSACDLNLKIPGNWFQMLSAQERLTRTFTRSSHTYTRTERTEISKTHGGETKREVHVEESTQVGGDPFRDVFESFLGRERLGSFGAIRQEAETGIQGMTAQVTSPGGNVADAEIVDSGNSTYRVRFVPAEMGSHTVNVKYRGEHVPGSPFQFTVGPLGEGGSHKVRAGGTGLERAVAKVPAEFSIWTREAGAGGLSIAVEGPSKAEISFEDRKDGSCGVIYIVQEPGDYEVSIKFNNEHIPDSPFIVPVATLSDDARRLTVTSLQEKDLKINQEASFAVQRNGARGIIDAKVHAPSGVVEECYVTELDSDKNVIRFIPRENGVHSIDVKFNGSHIPGSPFKVRVGEAESVADPGMVTAFGPGLEGGRTGVPSEFVVSTCKAGSGALSVTIDGPSKVKMDCTECLEGYKVSYTPMAPGNYLICIKYGGPQHIVGSPFKAKVTGMRLSGGHSLHETSSVVVETVTKTSKMAAAFSSLSSSKSTSDASKVVCHGAGLSKAFVGQKNTFSVDCSKAGSNMLMVGVHGPRTPCEDVAVKHMGNKLYNVTYTVKEKGNYVVIVKWGDETIPGSPFHVSVP